ACCGGCTCGCATATTATGGAATGGGCAGCGCCTCCCGCCTCCCCCATTTCGATGTCCTTTTCTTTTCAAGGAGGAGGTGGCGCGACCAGTTCTCCTCGTTACGCCTTAGTGTACTTGAAAAGGAGATATTAGGGATCCGGCGGGAGGAAGACATTCCCGGCCAGATGGTGCCTGAGTTCTACGAGAAATACCTGCAGACACAGAACTGCGGCCCGCTCGTCCCGATCGTTGAGCACAATAAACAGGACGTGGTATCGCTCGCAATGCTCTTCTTCCGGTTACTTGAGGACTATGACGGCTGTTGTTGATCTTGTCGGCTTTCTTTGCCAGAACCCGGTGTACCGGAACCGTGTCGTACACACGAGCGTCACCGGACCGGAACCCCCACAGTACGGAACGTTGTCCTCCCCGCTAAACGACGCGATGGCAGGATACCTTGACCAGAGAGGGATGCGGCTCTATACCCACCAGTGTGATGCCATCAACAACATCCGCAACGGGAAAGACGTCATCATCACTACCCCGACGGCAAGTGGCAAGACGCTTGCGTTTAATATCCCGGTATTTGAACGTCTCGCGGTCGATCCGGACGCGCGGGCGCTCTATCTTTATCCGACAAAAGCGCTTGCAAACGACCAGCTGGCCACTCTGGAACAGATTGCGCGGTTCACCGGGATTTCCGCACGACCTGCGATCTATGACGGGGACACGCCGCAGTCAAAACGGCCGGCAATCCGGGAGCATGCCCGGGTGGTCATCTCCAACCCGCATGAAATTCACCAGCTGCTCCAGTGGCATTCCAGGTGGAGCGATTTTCTTTCGAACGTAGAGTTCATCGTGATCGATGAGGCGCACCGGTACCGGGGAGTATTCGGATCCCATATCGCACTTATGATCCGCAGGCTCATCCGGCTCTGCGATCATTACCGGTCCAGCCCCCGGTTCATCCTTTCGACCGCAACGCTTGCAAACCCGCGTGAGTTTGCCGGGCGGCTGACCGGCCGGGCGTTTGAACTCGTGGACAGGGACGGTTCGCCCCATGGCAGGAAGCATTTTGTTCTCTATAATCCTTTTTATGACGGGATTGGCGAGCGCTCAACCCACCAGGAGACAAAAGACCTGCTGGTCTCGTGTACAAAAGCCGGCCTCCAGACGCTTTGTTTTACCGGCTCCCGGAAAATGGCAGAGCTGATCACCGTCTGGGCACGCGAGGACGCCCGGCTTTTCTCCCCAAAACTTGCCGGCTCGATCGCTTCGTACCGGGCCGGGTACCTCCCGGAAGAACGCAGGGCGCTCGAACGGCAGTTCAAGGAAGGCTCCCTGAAAGGGGTGGTCTCCACAAACGCACTCGAACTCGGAATTGATGTCGGTTCGCTGGACGCCGTTATCATCTCGGGATATCCGGGCACCATGATATCGACCCGGCAGCAGGCCGGGCGTGCCGGGAGAAACGGGGGCGCATCGCTTGCCATCCTTGTCGCGCAGGCAAACCCGCTTGACCAGTATTTCATGAACCATCCCGACAAGTTTTTTAAGCGTTTGCACGAGCATGCGGTTGTGGACACGGATAACCCCTACATTGTCTCGGGGCACATGCTCTGCGCTGCGGCCGAGATCCCGTTACGGGATGAGGCGGGCGGAGAATATTTCGGGAAGGGGTACCTCCGTTTGCGTACAGAACTTGCGGCAAAGAACCTCCTGAAGCAGACCTCGCGCGGCTGGGTATATGCAGGGCGGGGCAGGGCAGCAGGCGCCGTAACTCTCGATGGCATTCCAGCCGAGACGTTCCGGATCATGTGCAACGGGAGGCTGCTTGAGACCAAGGACCGGGCGCAGGCATTCCGCGAAGCTCACAAGGGTGCGATCATGCTGCATCAGGGGCAGAGCTATATCGTGAAGGAAATGGACCTTGAAACGCATACGGTCCGCGTCGTGGAAACCGATGTTGATTATCACACGCAGCCATTAAAGGAGGTCACCCTTGCTATTATCGAAAAACTCGAAACCCGGACGATCAACGATGCCCGATGTGCATTTGGCGAGGTGGAGGTGACTGAGCAGTACACCGCGTACAAGATCAAGCGAGGGGATACAATCATCGGCGTGGAGCCGCTCTCCCTCCCCCCGCTCACGTTCAGGACGATGGCATTCTGGATCATTCCTCCTGCCGCTCTCGAACAGGAAGTTACCGTGGCAGGACTCGACCTTGCCGGGGGACTGCATGGCGCGGAGCATGCAATCATCGCGCTGATGCCCCTCCATGTCCTGTGCGACCGGTGGGACATCGGCGGTTTGTCATCACCGGTGTATGGTGACAGCGGCGAGCCGGTGATCTTTGTCTACGATGCGTATGAAGGGGGGATCGGGCTTGCCGAAAAGGCATTTGAGATCCTCCCAGTCCTCTTCTCCACTTCGCACGAGCTTGTCCGGGACTGCCGGTGCGAGGAAGGGTGTCCGTCCTGCATCTACTCCCCCAAGTGCGGGAATGACAACCAGCCGCTGGATAAAGAGGCGACATTGCGGATTCTCAAAGGCCTGTGCGGGGTGCCGGATGATAGGGCAGGGTGTGCGGCACTGCCATGTGAACCCGGACATGCTGCCCGGTAGCAGCACGGGGAATTTAGTCCACGAGCACAACCCGTTCTTGAGGTGCCTCAGGTTCTGGCAGGCTGTTGTCAAAGAGGAAAAGGTCATCAATACGTGCGTGCAGGGCTACAGCGACATCGTGAGCGAGTTTGAGCGACGGGTTATATTTCCCCTGCTCCAGAAAAACGATTGTCTCTCGCCGGACACCAATTTTTTTTGCAAGGTCGTCCTGCGTCATGGAAAGCCGTGTCCGGTATGCCTTTATCCTTGTCTGCACTGCGGTTTCCTCGCTTCATTATGAATTTTTAGTCTACATCCCCTTTCCGGAATAGATACATCTGGAAGATGCCTGCAGAGAGTGAAAGGATAAGTATAGACGCCAATAGCGCGTTCTGGGTGCTGAGTTTGAGCATGCCAAGGTAATCCAGCCAGAAAAGAGCGAACATGAAGAAAAGGCCGGTCAGCCATGCATAGGATAATCCATATGCCCCGATCTTCTTCGACCTTTCGTCTGATTCCGGACCATCCCCGTATCTCCGGTGACGGGAAGTTCCGGCAATCAGGAAGGTAAATCCTGCACAGATTAAAATTGTGCCGATAATGGTATCTCCCGCATTCAGGAAGATGGATGCGATACCACTGATGACCATCAGCGCTCCGATAATAATCCGAAAAAGATTCCTTGGTTTCATCCGTGTCACGCTTATATGTTATCTATTTCTAACATTCATAGGTATTAATGTTATCTATTTCTAACATCAAATTAAGAATGGCACTTTACTACTTAAATTCGGTTAAAAAATGGAAAATTATTCTTGGATCGTGGAGCGGACTGACAGGAAGACCGGCCCCCGCACATCGACTTTCTTCTTGTTATCGGTGACTGCACGCATCGCGTAATCTTCAATCTTTAAGTTGATATCGCTGGGCAGTTTTGCCATCTTTACCTGGACTGTTGCTGGTCTCCCGCACCGGGCCGCTTCTTCAATACGGGCAGCAGCGAGTGCTGCAACTGCGCTCAGGTAGCTGATGCCGGTTGACACACCCTCTGTCCGAACCTGTTTCCACTTTTCCGCGTCAGGTACGCCAAGGATTGAGCCGTCATGGACAAACACTTCATTGGCGCATGCCGGGCCGCAGAGCTTTGCGTTTGATTCGGTCTCCTCAACGACAACACGGACCTTCCGGTTGCCAAGTTCCCCGTCCCATACATCGAACGAGCATGGGCCCGGGGCAGTTGCATGTGCGGCGGCAACCCGGGCAATGGCAGCTGCAAGCAGTTTTCCCTCAATTGAGGAAGGCTCCTCGCGGAGGTGGACAGCATGGGAGATCTCATGATCGGTGACCGGTTTTGGGAAGAACTGCGGGAAGACGAGCTGCCTCACATCGTCTGCATTATAAGCGATAATGGCAAGCCGCTCGACCCCGAGCCCGAGGTTCATGACCGGGACACCGATCCCATACTCCGCGAGTGCCGAGGGAGAGTACATGCCAAACGTCGCAACCTCAACCCAGCCGTGCACCGGGTGCCGGGCATACACTTCGGTCTGGGTGTCCGGCATATAGTACTTGGACCGTTTCTCATCGGGCTGGAAACGGAAATCGGTGTACCCGAACGCGGACAGGAGCGCTTCGCTGACCGCTTTTCCCTCGTCATTGGTGATGTCCTCTCCCGCAACAATGCATGACGCGGAGTGGTAGGTCATAAGACGGGTCGGGCTTTCGGCCTGCTCGCGCCGGAAACAGCGGTCAACCGAGAAGAGCCGGATGGGCAGCGGTGCCCGTTCCCAGATGGCGCCAAGGGTTAAAAACCAGCCGCTCGTCATGTGGCTGCGCAGGGTGCTGCGCGAGGATTCGGGGGCAAGGGCTTTGAACTCGGGGAAGACCGCATCGAGAATATGGACCACCAGTGCATCGTCGACACCGAGGACCTTTGCGAGCTCGATCGTGAGCTCGTCCCCGTCGATCTCGGACTTCTTGTACGCGTGGAGTGTTTCCCGCAGGTGTTCCTCGGTCTCGGTCGTCATGGGCCGGTACGGCTCACCTACCGGGTGCGCCTTGGCCGGGTCGGTGTCGCCGTGGGCAAGAGGGCTCTGGTGGCTTCTCAACAGGTCATTGATCTCGTCCAGTTGCTTGCGTGAAATCCCCACATTCGGGCGCGGGAGCCCGCCGAGATAAAAGACCCGGTCGAGTACCGCCATCGCTTCGGGCCCGAACTGCCGGTAGATATCCTTTTCCTCAACGATCACAGGGTTCTCCGCCTCATCAAAGCCGAGCGCGAGATAGGTCTCGCGCAACCGGTTGATGGTTGCAAAGACCGGGTGAGCCTGCGCCCGCTTGTAGGCCAGGCACGGGTACCGTCCGGCATGGCCTGAGGGGGTGAGCACCGACGGCCCCTCGTGCCATGCCCCCTCAAAATTCTCATGCGCCTTTCTCTTCCAGTCGTCAGGATTGAACTTCATTGCACTCGCTCCAGGCAGACCACCCTGCTGAGCCGGTTCTCATCTTTTAATTTGTAATCGCATGCTGCTGAAATCTGCTCCGCAAATTTGCGGACACGTTCATGCTCCGGCATATTCTCCCTTTTTAATCGGTTTCTACTGTATCCCAGATACATGTATCCCTTCACCTCAACAAAGGATGCCCCCGAGTCCTGCAGCAGCCCCGCGTATTGTTCCGGGGCAATGTCATTCAAACCACCGACAAGGGTTATCCGCACCGCAGACCGCCGTTTTCCCAGCAGGTGCAGGCTCTCCTGCACCCGTTCCCAGAAATCTCCTATTGGGCGGCACGTTTTCATGTACGTCTCCCTGTCAGGAGCATCAAGCGAGACATACGTCTGGTATGGGTGGCACCTGGCGAGCATCTCCGGGTTCGTGCCATTGCTCACAAGGAATGTCGTGTAACCTTTCTGGTGGAAGAGGTCGATGAGCTCCGGGAGATGACTGTACAACGTGGGCTCTCCGGAAAGGGAGATTGCGACATGTTTTGGATCTAAGGCTTCCTGCCACCGCTCATCAGTCACCGTGTTATCGAGCACTGCGTTATACCCGGCGAGGGCTTTTTTCTGGAGCTTTTGGATGCCCGCAAGAATAACCTCAGGAGAGCACTCCTCTTCTTGAGTAACTTCGTGTTCGAACGAGCGCCAGCAGAAGAGGCAGCGCTGGTTGCAGCGCAGGGTGGGAGTCATCTGGACGCAGCGGTGGCTCGCGATCCCGTAGAACTGGTGCTTGTAGCACATCTCACCTCCGGCAAGCGCCCGCTTGCACCACATGCAGGGCTTGAGCGCTGCAGAAGACTCCGGCGAAAAAAACTGGTAGCCCTGTTTTTTCAGGGCGTCACATGGTGCTGATGGCATCGATCCCAAGTGTCTCAAGGGACTCTTTGAGCGTGTTCTGCGCCGCTTTAACAAGCGTGAGCCGACGGTCCCTGACGGCCCCCTCGCTTTTTAAGACCGGTTCGAAGTGGTAGAACGAGTTGAAGGTGTCAGCGAGTTCGCGGGCATATGTCGCAAGAATGTGCGGACGGAGTTCAGCAACAACCTTTTCGATGACAATGGGGAATTTTGCGATCTGTTTGGCAAGCGCGATCTCCTGTTCTGTCTCAAGCTCGCAGCATTCGGTATATGTGTCCGCCTTCTCAAGAATGCTGCAGGCACGGGCATGGGCATACTGGATGTACGGGCCGCTCTGTCGCTCGAAGTTGAGCGCTTCGTTCCAGTCAAACACCGTGCTTTTTTCGGGTGAGACTTTAACGATATCGTACCGTATCGCCGCGAGCGCTACCGACTTCGCAATCGAATTTCTCATGCCCTCGTCAAGGTCCGGCCTTCGCACGGTCACTTCATCATATGCGCGTTTTGTGACCTCGGTGATCAGGTCGTCGGCAGAAACGAACTTTCCCGCCCGAGTGCTCATCGAGCCTTCGGGGAGCGAGACAAATTCGAAATGGACGATCTCAGGTGCTTTCTCTCCCAAAAGCCTGAGCGTGCACTGGAGTTGTGCCCCAATTAGCTTGTGATCAGCGCCCAGTACATCGATGACCCGGTCGAAGTTGGCTGCCTTCCACGCATGGTAGGCAAGGTCCCGGGCGGCATACACCGAAGTGCCGTCCGTGCGCCGGATCACGTACTTGTTCTCAAACCCGAATTCCGCAAGATCGAGTGCAAGCGTGCCCTCCTCCCGTGCCTGCGGAAGTTTTTTGATCCTGCCAACCATCCGTCTGGTGTCCCCGTTCCGGATGAAATCGCTCTCCCAGACAAACCTGTTATGGGCGACGTTGAGATTTTTTAGGGTAACCGCAAACCCGTCAAGGCAGCGGGACACCTCTTTCCTGAATTTTTTAACCGTTGCAGGATCACCGTTTTCGACCAGTTGCATCAGGCAGTCGACCTGCCCGGTAATGGCGGGATCTTTTTCTATCTCCCGGTTTGCAGCGATGTAGATCCGGGCGATGTGGGCGTCCTCTTTTTCCCAGTCCGCCTGTGCACTGTCGAGGTGGTCAAACCCCCAGATTACAATCGCAATCTGGCGCCCCATGTCGTTCACATAATACTGCACCTCAAGCCGGTACCCTGCCTTCCGGAACGCCCGCGCGAGCGTGTCGCCGATGATTGAGTTCCTGATATGTCCGACGTGGAGCGGCCCGTTCGGGTTTGCGCTTG
Above is a genomic segment from Methanoregula sp. containing:
- a CDS encoding DEAD/DEAH box helicase, whose translation is MTAVVDLVGFLCQNPVYRNRVVHTSVTGPEPPQYGTLSSPLNDAMAGYLDQRGMRLYTHQCDAINNIRNGKDVIITTPTASGKTLAFNIPVFERLAVDPDARALYLYPTKALANDQLATLEQIARFTGISARPAIYDGDTPQSKRPAIREHARVVISNPHEIHQLLQWHSRWSDFLSNVEFIVIDEAHRYRGVFGSHIALMIRRLIRLCDHYRSSPRFILSTATLANPREFAGRLTGRAFELVDRDGSPHGRKHFVLYNPFYDGIGERSTHQETKDLLVSCTKAGLQTLCFTGSRKMAELITVWAREDARLFSPKLAGSIASYRAGYLPEERRALERQFKEGSLKGVVSTNALELGIDVGSLDAVIISGYPGTMISTRQQAGRAGRNGGASLAILVAQANPLDQYFMNHPDKFFKRLHEHAVVDTDNPYIVSGHMLCAAAEIPLRDEAGGEYFGKGYLRLRTELAAKNLLKQTSRGWVYAGRGRAAGAVTLDGIPAETFRIMCNGRLLETKDRAQAFREAHKGAIMLHQGQSYIVKEMDLETHTVRVVETDVDYHTQPLKEVTLAIIEKLETRTINDARCAFGEVEVTEQYTAYKIKRGDTIIGVEPLSLPPLTFRTMAFWIIPPAALEQEVTVAGLDLAGGLHGAEHAIIALMPLHVLCDRWDIGGLSSPVYGDSGEPVIFVYDAYEGGIGLAEKAFEILPVLFSTSHELVRDCRCEEGCPSCIYSPKCGNDNQPLDKEATLRILKGLCGVPDDRAGCAALPCEPGHAAR
- a CDS encoding helix-turn-helix transcriptional regulator → MQTRIKAYRTRLSMTQDDLAKKIGVRRETIVFLEQGKYNPSLKLAHDVAVALHARIDDLFLFDNSLPEPEAPQERVVLVD
- the sepS gene encoding O-phosphoserine--tRNA ligase, which gives rise to MKFNPDDWKRKAHENFEGAWHEGPSVLTPSGHAGRYPCLAYKRAQAHPVFATINRLRETYLALGFDEAENPVIVEEKDIYRQFGPEAMAVLDRVFYLGGLPRPNVGISRKQLDEINDLLRSHQSPLAHGDTDPAKAHPVGEPYRPMTTETEEHLRETLHAYKKSEIDGDELTIELAKVLGVDDALVVHILDAVFPEFKALAPESSRSTLRSHMTSGWFLTLGAIWERAPLPIRLFSVDRCFRREQAESPTRLMTYHSASCIVAGEDITNDEGKAVSEALLSAFGYTDFRFQPDEKRSKYYMPDTQTEVYARHPVHGWVEVATFGMYSPSALAEYGIGVPVMNLGLGVERLAIIAYNADDVRQLVFPQFFPKPVTDHEISHAVHLREEPSSIEGKLLAAAIARVAAAHATAPGPCSFDVWDGELGNRKVRVVVEETESNAKLCGPACANEVFVHDGSILGVPDAEKWKQVRTEGVSTGISYLSAVAALAAARIEEAARCGRPATVQVKMAKLPSDINLKIEDYAMRAVTDNKKKVDVRGPVFLSVRSTIQE
- the twy1 gene encoding 4-demethylwyosine synthase TYW1, with product MPSAPCDALKKQGYQFFSPESSAALKPCMWCKRALAGGEMCYKHQFYGIASHRCVQMTPTLRCNQRCLFCWRSFEHEVTQEEECSPEVILAGIQKLQKKALAGYNAVLDNTVTDERWQEALDPKHVAISLSGEPTLYSHLPELIDLFHQKGYTTFLVSNGTNPEMLARCHPYQTYVSLDAPDRETYMKTCRPIGDFWERVQESLHLLGKRRSAVRITLVGGLNDIAPEQYAGLLQDSGASFVEVKGYMYLGYSRNRLKRENMPEHERVRKFAEQISAACDYKLKDENRLSRVVCLERVQ
- the argS gene encoding arginine--tRNA ligase is translated as MEDGKSDFKLRYDAIARILQESSGIRDVSLVDGGEHADLSSTQAFIVAKIRKIPPAKWAQDFVAQYSEKIRETASSTVKASGPYLNFYFDGSYLAGILKAATQQGYGSHAKKPDRVVLEHTSANPNGPLHVGHIRNSIIGDTLARAFRKAGYRLEVQYYVNDMGRQIAIVIWGFDHLDSAQADWEKEDAHIARIYIAANREIEKDPAITGQVDCLMQLVENGDPATVKKFRKEVSRCLDGFAVTLKNLNVAHNRFVWESDFIRNGDTRRMVGRIKKLPQAREEGTLALDLAEFGFENKYVIRRTDGTSVYAARDLAYHAWKAANFDRVIDVLGADHKLIGAQLQCTLRLLGEKAPEIVHFEFVSLPEGSMSTRAGKFVSADDLITEVTKRAYDEVTVRRPDLDEGMRNSIAKSVALAAIRYDIVKVSPEKSTVFDWNEALNFERQSGPYIQYAHARACSILEKADTYTECCELETEQEIALAKQIAKFPIVIEKVVAELRPHILATYARELADTFNSFYHFEPVLKSEGAVRDRRLTLVKAAQNTLKESLETLGIDAISTM